Proteins encoded together in one Cetobacterium somerae ATCC BAA-474 window:
- a CDS encoding Bax inhibitor-1/YccA family protein — MYNSIEISTKNSFLRKVFMQMFLGLLITGGVSWYVVQSQPLISFVANYMTFIIVAELLLVLGINFGINKISSGTAKLLFIAYSAMNGLVLSVVMLIYNPYSILYVLGVTSLIFVGMTIYGLKTKEDLSSYDGFFKGGLIALVIVSLLNLFLKISILGWFISVCAVVLFTALIAYDINRIVKIFQSNDLTEEDYNKFSTIGALMLYLDFVNLFLNLLRLFGKRNN, encoded by the coding sequence ATGTATAATTCAATTGAGATTTCTACAAAAAATAGTTTTCTAAGAAAAGTTTTTATGCAAATGTTCTTAGGGCTTTTAATTACAGGAGGTGTTTCTTGGTATGTTGTCCAAAGTCAACCGTTAATATCTTTTGTAGCTAACTATATGACTTTTATAATAGTAGCAGAGTTGTTATTAGTTCTTGGTATAAACTTTGGTATAAATAAGATAAGTAGTGGAACTGCAAAACTTTTATTTATAGCGTATTCAGCTATGAACGGTTTAGTTCTTTCTGTAGTTATGTTAATCTACAATCCATATTCTATTCTTTATGTTTTAGGAGTTACATCTCTTATATTTGTTGGAATGACAATTTATGGATTAAAAACAAAAGAGGATCTTTCATCATATGATGGTTTCTTTAAAGGAGGATTAATTGCTTTAGTAATTGTCTCTCTCCTAAATCTATTCTTAAAAATATCAATTCTTGGATGGTTTATATCTGTATGTGCAGTAGTACTATTTACAGCTCTAATTGCTTATGATATAAATAGAATTGTAAAAATATTCCAATCTAATGATTTAACAGAGGAAGATTATAATAAGTTTTCAACTATTGGAGCTTTAATGCTTTACTTAGACTTTGTAAACTTATTCCTAAATCTTTTAAGATTATTTGGTAAAAGAAATAACTAA